The Salvelinus sp. IW2-2015 linkage group LG15, ASM291031v2, whole genome shotgun sequence genome includes a region encoding these proteins:
- the LOC111974445 gene encoding LOW QUALITY PROTEIN: dynein axonemal assembly factor 1-like (The sequence of the model RefSeq protein was modified relative to this genomic sequence to represent the inferred CDS: deleted 1 base in 1 codon): MHPKTPSNQVSGFSTIENLEEYTGLKCLWLECNGLQRIQNLQAQTDLRCLFLHQNLIHNLENLEPLSKLCTLNVCNNYIHTIENIACLPDLGTLQIAHNKLQTVGDVEHLSQCLSLSVLDMSHNLLDDPDILTVLERMPELRVLNLMGNEVIKKIPYYRKTMIIRLKQLTYLDDRPVFPKDRACAEAWGTAGPEGERRERESWQTRERRKIQDSLDAMATIRDQAMEEEILLRVRELQIRGEYETTTTPELRAPLEETEDLETIHLGHAQPLRIDDLPDLEDVDVEDPDSICIFSSQRVFRPMIEIVSGDNNDVDPIIHQSGTVWTTETTPTPGPCSSSLFRVCDKTSNKSPTNHLVALDPEAGDAPELVISEPQGEPRQRQSPEASKPGCLIEELD; this comes from the exons ATGCATCCTAAAACCCCTTCGAATCAGGTGAGTG GCTTCTCCACCATAGAGAATCTGGAGGAGTACACAGGGCTGAAGTGTCTCTGGCTGGAGTGCAACGGACTGCAGCGCATCCAGAACCTGCAGGCCCAAACGGACCTACGCTGCCTCTTCCTCCACCAGAACCTCATACACAATCTGGAGAACTTAGAACCACTCAGCAAGCTCTGCACCCTCAATGTCTGCAACAACTACATACACACCATCGAAAACATTG cctgcctgcctgatctGGGCACCCTGCAGATAGCCCATAATAAGCTGCAGACAGTGGGAGACGTGGAGCATCTGAGTCAGTGCCTCTCCCTCAGTGTGCTGGACATGTCCCACAACCTGCTGGATGACCCAGACATCCTCACTGTGCTGGAGAGAATGCCGGAACTG CGCGTGCTGAACCTGATGGGAAATGAAGTGATAAAGAAAATCCCATACTACAGGAAGACTATGATCATACGTCTKAAACAGCTCACGTACCTGGATGACCGACCTGTGTTCCCAAAGGACAG GGCGTGTGCGGAGGCGTGGGGGACAGCGGGTCCGGAGGGGGAGCGCAGGGAGAGGGAATCATGGCAAACACGAGAGAGAAGGAAGATCCAGGACAGTCTGGACGCCATGGCAACCATCAGAGACCAAGCCATGGAAGAAGAGATTCTGCTGCGAGTCAGAGAGCTGCAAATTAGAG GGGAGTATGAGACCACTACAACTCCAGAATTGAGAGCCCCA CTAGAGGAGACAGAGGACCTGGAGACG ATCCACCTGGGGCACGCCCAGCCACTTCGTATTGAC GATCTCCCTGACCTGGAGGATGTGGATGTTGAAGATCCAGACAGCATCTGCATCTTCTCCTCTCAG CGAGTATTCCGGCCAATGATAGAGATCGTTTCAGGAGACAACAACGATGTAGATCCAATCATACATCAGAGTGGGACAGTGTGGACCACAGAGACCACACCTACCCCAGGTCCATGCTCATCTTCACTGTTCAGGGTCTGTGACAAAACGTCAAACAAATCGCCCACCAATCACCTAGTAGCATTGGACCCAGAGGCGGGGGATGCCCCAGAGCTGGTGATATCAGAACCTCAGGGAGAACCCAGACAGAGGCAGAGCCCTGAAGCCAGCAAACCAGGTTGTCTCATTGAGGAGCTGGACTAA